From a region of the Saccharomyces paradoxus chromosome IV, complete sequence genome:
- the TPS2 gene encoding trehalose-phosphatase TPS2 (Phosphatase subunit of the trehalose-6-P synthase/phosphatase complex~similar to YDR074W), translating into MTTTAQDNSPKRRQRIINCVTQLPYKIQLGESNDDWKISATTGNSALYSSLEYLQFDSTEYEQHVVGWTGEITRTERNLFTKEAKEKPQDLDDDPLYLTKEQINGLTTTLQDHMKSDKEAKTDTTQTTSVSNNVHPVWLLRKNQSRWRNYAEKVIWPTFHYILNPSNEGEQEKNWWYDYVKFNEAYAQKIGEVYRKGDIIWIHDYYLLLLPQLLRMKFNDESIIIGYFHHAPWPSNEYFRCLPRRKQILDGLVGANRICFQNESFSRHFVSSCKRLLDATAKKSKNSSNSDQYQVSVYGGDVLVDSLPIGVNTTQILKDAFTKDIDSKVLSIKQAYQNKKIIIGRDRLDSVRGVVQKLRAFETFLAMYPEWRDQVVLIQVSSPTANRNSPQTIKLEQQVNELVNSINSEYGNLNFSPVQHYYMRIPKDVYLSLLRVADLCLITSVRDGMNTTALEYVTVKSHMSNFLCYGNPLILSEFSGSSNVLKDAIVVNPWDSVAVAKSINMALKLDKEEKTNLESKLWKEVPTIQDWTNKFLTSIREQATSDDDVERKMTPALNRPVLLENYKQAKRRLFLFDYDGTLTPIVKDPAAAIPSARLYTILQKLCADPHNQIWIISGRDQKFLNKWLGGKLPQLGLSAEHGCFMKDVSCQDWVNLTEKVDMSWQVRVNEVMEEFTTRTPGSFIERKKVALTWHYRRTVPELGEFHAKELKEKLLSFTDDFDLEVMDGKANIEVRPRFVNKGEIVKRLVWHQHGKPQDMLKGISEKLPKDEMPDFVLCLGDDFTDEDMFRQLNTIETCWKEKYPDQKNQWGNYGFYPVTVGSASKKTVAKAHLTDPQQVLETLGLLVGDVSLFQSAGTVDLDSRGHVKNSESSLKSKLASKAYVMKRSASYTGAKV; encoded by the coding sequence ATGACCACCACCGCCCAAGACAATTCCCCCAAGAGGAGACAGCGTATCATCAATTGTGTGACGCAACTGCCCTACAAAATTCAATTGGGTGAAAGCAACGATGACTGGAAGATATCTGCTACCACAGGCAACAGTGCGTTATATTCTTCTCTAGAGTATCTACAGTTTGATTCTACAGAGTATGAGCAACACGTTGTTGGCTGGACCGGTGAAATAACAAGAACCGAACGCAACCTGTTTACTAAAGAAGCCAAGGAAAAGCCACAAGATTTAGACGATGATCCATTATATTTAACAAAAGAGCAGATTAACGGGTTGACCACTACTCTACAAGATCACATGAAATCTGATAAAGAGGCAAAGACCGATACTACTCAAACTACTTCCGTTAGCAATAACGTCCATCCCGTTTGGCTACTTAGAAAAAACCAGAGCAGATGGAGAAATTACGCGGAAAAAGTTATTTGGCCAACTTTTCACTATATCTTGAATCCATCAAATGAAGGTgagcaagaaaagaactGGTGGTACGATTACGTCAAGTTTAATGAAGCTTATGCACAAAAAATCGGGGAAGTTTACAGGAAGGGTGATATCATCTGGATCCATGACTACTACCTACTGCTACTACCTCAACTACTGAGAATGAAGTTTAACGACGAATCCATTATTATTGGTTACTTCCACCATGCTCCCTGGCCTAGTAACGAATATTTCCGTTGTTTGCCCCGTAGAAAGCAAATCTTAGATGGTCTTGTTGGGGCCAACAGAATTTGTTTCCAAAATGAATCTTTCTCGCGTCATTTTGTATCGAGTTGTAAAAGATTATTAGACGCCACTGCCAAGAAATCTAAAAACTCTTCCAATAGCGATCAATATCAAGTCTCTGTGTACGGTGGTGACGTACTCGTAGACTCTTTGCCTATTGGTGTCAACACAACTCAAATCCTAAAAGACGCTTTCACAAAGGATATTGATTCCAAGGTTCTTTCCATCAAACAGGCTtatcaaaacaaaaaaatcattattggTAGAGATCGTTTGGATTCTGTCAGAGGCgttgttcaaaaattaaGGGCTTTTGAAACTTTCCTAGCCATGTACCCAGAATGGCGAGATCAAGTGGTACTGATCCAGGTCAGCAGCCCTACTGCTAATAGGAACTCCCCCCAAACTATTAAACTGGAACAGCAGGTCAATGAACTGGTGAACTCGATCAATTCTGAATATGGTAACTTAAATTTTTCTCCCGTCCAGCATTACTACATGAGAATTCCTAAGGATGTATACTTGTCCTTATTAAGAGTTGCAGATTTATGTTTAATCACAAGTGTTAGAGACGGTATGAATACCACTGCTTTGGAATACGTCACCGTCAAATCACACATGTCCAACTTCCTATGTTACGGTAATCCTTTGATTTTAAGTGAGTTTTCCGGCTCTAGTAACGTGTTGAAGGATGCAATTGTAGTTAACCCATGGGATTCTGTCGCTGTGGCTAAATCTATCAACATGGCTTTGAAATTGGacaaggaagaaaaaaccaATCTAGAATCAAAATTATGGAAAGAGGTTCCTACCATTCAAGATTGGACTAATAAGTTTTTAACCTCAATAAGAGAACAGGCCAcatctgatgatgatgtggaaagaaaaatgacgCCAGCACTTAATAGACCTGTTCTTTTAGAAAACTACAAGCAAGCAAAGCGTAGattgttcctttttgaTTATGATGGTACTCTGACTCCAATTGTTAAAGACCCAGCTGCGGCCATTCCATCGGCAAGACTTTATACGATTCTACAAAAATTGTGTGCTGATCCTCATAATCAAATTTGGATTATTTCAGGTCGTGACCAAaagtttttgaacaaatgGCTAGGTGGTAAACTGCCTCAACTAGGTCTAAGTGCGGAGCACGGATGTTTCATGAAAGACGTTTCTTGTCAAGATTGGGTCAACTTGACTGAAAAAGTTGATATGTCTTGGCAAGTACGCGTCAATGAGGTGATGGAAGAATTTACCACGAGGACTCCAGGTTCTTTCATTGAAAGGAAGAAAGTCGCTCTTACTTGGCATTATAGACGTACTGTTCCAGAATTGGGTGAGTTCCACGCCAAAGaactgaaagaaaaattgctATCGTTTACCGATGATTTTGATTTGGAGGTCATGGATGGTAAAGCCAATATTGAGGTTCGTCCAAGGTTCGTCAATAAGGGTGAAATAGTCAAGAGACTAGTCTGGCACCAACATGGTAAACCACAGGACATGTTAAAGGGAATCAGCGAAAAACTTCCTAAGGATGAAATGCCTGATTTCGTATTGTGTTTGGGTGATGATTTCACTGACGAGGACATGTTTAGACAGTTGAATACCATCGAAACTtgttggaaagaaaaatacccTGACCAGAAAAATCAATGGGGCAACTACGGCTTTTATCCTGTCACTGTGGGATCTGCATCCAAGAAAACTGTCGCAAAGGCTCATTTAACTGATCCTCAACAAGTTCTGGAAACTCTAGGTTTACTTGTTGGTGATGTTTCTCTCTTCCAAAGCGCTGGTACGGTCGACTTGGATTCCAGAGGTCATGTCAAGAACAGTGAAAGTAGtttgaaatcaaaactGGCATCTAAAGCTTATGTCATGAAAAGATCTGCTTCTTACACTGGTGCAAAGGTTTGA
- the SNF11 gene encoding Snf11p (Subunit of the SWI/SNF chromatin remodeling complex~similar to YDR073W) codes for MSSDIAYSNINTTTENGKPNTSAGVDVDVNTNANANTNANANADLNLPTVDEQRQYKVQLLLHINSILLARVIQMNNSLQNNLQNNINNSNNNNIIRIQQLISQFLKRVHANLQCISQINQGVPSAKPLILTPPQLANQQQPPQDILSKLYLLLARVFEIW; via the coding sequence aTGAGCAGTGACATCGCATACTCAAATATAAACACCACCACAGAAAATGGGAAGCCCAATACCAGCGCCGGCGTAGATGTAGATGTAAATACAAATGCAAATGCAAATACAAATGCAAATGCAAATGCAGATCTGAACCTTCCCACGGTCGACGAACAAAGACAGTATAAGGTACAACTGCTACTGCATATCAATAGCATACTACTTGCTAGAGTTATTCAGATGAACAATAGTTTACAGAACAATCTACAAAacaatataaataatagcaataacaataatattatcagAATACAGCAACTTATATCCCAGTTCCTCAAAAGGGTTCATGCCAATCTTCAATGCATATCTCAGATAAACCAAGGAGTACCCTCAGCAAAACCTCTGATCCTCACGCCTCCTCAGCTAGCCAACCAGCAACAACCTCCACAGGATATTCTTTCTAAACTCTATCTTCTCCTGGCAAGAGTATTCGAAATATGGTAG
- the SED1 gene encoding Sed1p (Major stress-induced structural GPI-cell wall glycoprotein~similar to YDR077W) — protein MKFSTVLLSAGLASTTLAQFSNSTSASSTDVTSSTSSGSVTITSSEAPESDNGTSTAAPTEAPTEAPTTAIPTNGTSTEAPTEAPTTALPTNGTSTEAPTEAPTTALPTNGTSTESPTVLPTTSLPPSNTTTTPPYNPSTDYTTDYTVVTEYTTYCPEPTTFTTNGKTYTVTEPTTLTITDCPCTIEKPTTTSTTEYTVVTEYTTYCPEPTTFTTNGKTYTVTEPTTLTITDCPCTIEKSEAPESSAPVTESKGTTTKETGATTKHTTANPSLTVSTVVPVPSSASSHSVVINSNGANVVVPGALGLAGVAMLFL, from the coding sequence ATGAAATTCTCAACTGTCCTATTATCTGCCGGTTTGGCCTCAACCACTTTGGCCCAATTTTCTAACAGTACTTCTGCTTCTTCCACCGATGTCACTTCTTCCACGTCTTCTGGTTCAGTGACCATCACATCTTCTGAAGCTCCAGAATCTGACAACGGTACCAGCACAGCTGCTCCAACTGAAGCTCCAACTGAAGCTCCAACTACAGCTATCCCAACTAACGGTACCTCTACAGAAGCTCCAACAGAAGCTCCAACCACCGCCCTTCCAACTAACGGCACTTCTACTGAAGCTCCAACTGAAGCTCCAACCACTGCCCTTCCAACTAACGGCACTTCTACTGAATCTCCAACTGTTCTTCCAACTACATCTCTACCACCAAGTAACACAACCACCACTCCTCCTTACAACCCATCTACTGACTACACCACTGACTATACTGTGGTCACTGAATACACTACTTACTGCCCAGAACCAACCACCTTCACCACCAATGGTAAGACTTACACCGTCACCGAACCAACTACATTGACCATCACTGATTGTCCATGTACCATTGAAAAGCCAACCACCACATCAACCACCGAATACACTGTGGTCACTGAATACACCACTTACTGCCCAGAACCAACCACCTTCACCACTAATGGTAAGACTTATACCGTCACCGAACCAACTACATTGACCATCACTGACTGTCCATGTACTATTGAAAAGAGTGAAGCCCCTGAGTCTTCTGCTCCAGTCACCGAATCCAAGGGTACTACCACCAAAGAAACAGGTGCTACTACCAAACATACCACAGCCAACCCAAGCCTAACTGTTTCCACAGTTGTCCCAGTTCCATCATCTGCTTCCTCTCATTCCGTTGTCATCAACAGTAACGGCGCTAATGTCGTAGTTCCAGGTGCTTTAGGTTTGGCTGGTGTTGCTATGTTATTCTTATAA
- the PET100 gene encoding Pet100p (Chaperone that facilitates the assembly of cytochrome c oxidase~similar to YDR079W) has product MGLFNFKFKYTRAQLEIFRFSFCLLAPVAVMYYIGTDTDKKLNVPGFWPDPATLNQIPKEPYEIKAELARMKKERLEKRLRLEKKIQEEFGLDLEEEKEKIKRDLALKKG; this is encoded by the coding sequence atgggTCTGTTTAATTTTAAGTTTAAGTATACAAGAGCACAGCTGGAGATCTTTagattttccttttgtttgCTAGCACCTGTTGCTGTAATGTACTACATTGGTACGGATactgataaaaaattaaatgttCCAGGGTTCTGGCCAGATCCTGCAACGTTGAACCAAATACCAAAAGAGCCTTATGAGATTAAAGCTGAACTAGcaaggatgaaaaaagaacgTTTAGAGAAAAGGCTTAGgttagagaaaaaaatacaagaGGAGTTTGGCTTAGACcttgaagaggaaaaggaaaaaattaaacgGGATTTAGCTCTCAAAAAAGGATGA
- the PPH3 gene encoding phosphoprotein phosphatase PP4 catalytic subunit PPH3 (Catalytic subunit of protein phosphatase PP4 complex~similar to YDR075W), with protein MMDLDKIIASLRDGKHIPEETVFRLCLNSQELLMNEGNVTQVDTPVTICGDIHGQLHDLLTLFEKSGGVEKTRYIFLGDFVDRGFYSLESFLLLLCYKLRYPDRITLIRGNHETRQITKVYGFYDEVVRKYGNSNVWRYCCEVFDYLSLGAIINNSIFCVHGGLSPDMTTVDEIRTIDRKQEVPHEGAMCDLLWSDPEDVDTWSLSPRGAGFLFGKREVDQFLEKNNVQLIARAHQLVMEGYKEMFDGGLVTVWSAPNYCYRCGNVAAVLKIDDDLNREYTIFEAVQAQNEVGNAIIPTKKSQMDYFL; from the coding sequence ATGATGGATTTAGATAAGATTATAGCATCACTGAGAGACGGGAAGCATATTCCTGAAGAAACTGTTTTTAGACTATGTTTAAATTCACAGGAATTATTAATGAATGAAGGCAACGTAACACAAGTCGATACACCAGTTACAATATGCGGTGATATACATGGTCAATTACACGATCTGCTAACGCTCTTCGAAAAGAGTGGCGGTGTAGAGAAAACAaggtatatttttttggggGATTTTGTAGATAGAGGGTTTTATTCATTGGAAAgttttttgcttttattaTGCTACAAGTTGAGATATCCCGATAGAATTACTTTGATTAGAGGTAACCACGAAACTCGCCAAATAACTAAAGTATACGGATTTTACGATGAAGTGGTAAGAAAATACGGTAACAGTAACGTATGGAGATACTGTTGTGAAGTCTTCGATTATTTATCACTGGGGGCAATAATAAACAATAGCATATTTTGTGTTCATGGTGGATTATCTCCAGATATGACTACGGTCGATGAAATACGAACGATTGACAGGAAACAAGAAGTTCCACACGAAGGTGCTATGTGTGACTTATTATGGAGTGACCCTGAAGACGTTGACACATGGTCATTATCACCAAGGGGTGCTGGGTTTCTTTTCGGTAAAAGAGAAGTTGATCAATTTTTAGAGAAAAACAACGTCCAGTTAATTGCGAGGGCCCATCAACTAGTGATGGAAGGCTATAAAGAAATGTTCGATGGTGGATTAGTGACAGTTTGGTCGGCACCGAATTACTGTTACCGGTGTGGTAACGTGGCAGCAGTATTGAAAATAGACGATGACTTGAACCGTGAATATACAATTTTTGAGGCTGTTCAAGCACAAAATGAAGTCGGAAATGCTATAATTCCAACCAAAAAATCCCAAATGGACTATTTcttataa
- the RAD55 gene encoding putative DNA-dependent ATPase RAD55 (Protein that stimulates strand exchange~similar to YDR076W), whose product MSFGIPLSQLIVESPKPLSSGITGLDEILNLGFQARSIYEIFGPPGIGKTNFGIQLVCNSLENMQQSEMNEDKILWIETFQEMPINILRERFPEFEIVEENVKRVRILKFGQLLYFFQNLFKLSQSARYKLVIIDGFSQLLCDHLCTLSKRSGGMLDKTIHELKCRHLILIFTVMTKYTHSTGSTIILLNDCMNTAFQSNEFESLEEYYEILEDGSNFFVNSNNERRKNNVHILKSALVANIAMGSKDSTWEVFLRDRIGFFRDWNEQVDETIFVKSKRVKTPSSQNNEGCTTIKEMRINKRNFENLRVAIVFNLHGEDRKRGGGNLKRTRSSDDRNHIVKFDFDKATGQFRDINDQKPSAANIGSLPTLSTSSSSCSQLFDNVDSDDNLLPNLEGKEEIIYDSEG is encoded by the coding sequence ATGTCGTTTGGTATACCACTTTCCCAGTTAATAGTAGAAAGTCCAAAGCCGTTAAGTAGCGGCATCACAGGATTAGATGAGATATTAAACCTCGGATTCCAGGCAAGATCGATCTATGAAATATTTGGGCCTCCAGGGATCGGCAAGACTAATTTTGGGATTCAATTAGTGTGCAATTCATTGGAAAATATGCAACAATCGGAAATGAACGAGGATAAAATTCTATGGATAGAGACCTTCCAGGAAATGCCCATAAACATATTAAGAGAACGATTTCCAGAATTTGAAATCGTGGAGGAAAATGTGAAGCGTGTCCGAATACTGAAGTTTGGACAACTGTTATATTTCTTCCAGAATTTGTTCAAATTATCTCAAAGTGCGCGGTATAAACTAGTTATAATTGATGGGTTTTCTCAATTACTTTGTGATCATTTGTGTACACTCAGTAAAAGAAGCGGCGGGATGCTAGATAAAACTATACATGAGTTAAAATGCCGGCACttgatattgatttttACGGTGATGACTAAATATACACATTCCACGGGTTCGACGATAATACTTTTGAATGACTGTATGAACACTGCCTTCCAGTCAAATGAATTTGAATCCTTGGAAGAATACTACGAAATTCTAGAAGACGGATCTAACTTCTTTGTCAATTCTAACAATGAAAGGCGTAAGAACAATGTACATATATTGAAAAGTGCACTTGTTGCCAATATTGCTATGGGAAGCAAGGATTCCACGTGGGAAGTATTTCTAAGAGATAGGATCGGTTTCTTTAGAGACTGGAATGAGCAGGTGGATGAAACGATATTTgtgaaaagcaaaagagTAAAGACGCCATCCTCGCAAAATAACGAGGGATGTACCACGATCAAAGAAATGAGaataaacaaaaggaaTTTCGAAAACTTGAGAGTAGCTATTGTTTTTAATTTACACGGCGAAGACAGAAAAAGAGGAGGGGGGAACTTGAAACGGACAAGAAGTAGTGACGATCGTAACCATATTGtcaaatttgattttgataaagcAACAGGTCAATTCCGCGACATAAATGATCAAAAACCTAGTGCAGCTAATATTGGCTCACTTCCAACATTATCAACGAGCAGCAGCAGCTGCTCACAACTGTTTGATAATGTTGACTCCGATGATAATCTATTACCAAATCTGGAGGGAAAGGAGGAGATAATTTATGATAGTGAAGGTTAA
- the SHU2 gene encoding Shu2p (Component of Shu complex (aka PCSS complex)~similar to YDR078C) — MSKDVIEYSKLFAKLVSTSDDTKLDDTIASFLYYMFPRELFIRAISLLESSDMFIYILNRVHKKEGNEHSSLIDVLIDEFYTGSSNSSLEYRLIVKDTNDGAPPILVDIAHWFCSCEEYCKYFHGALEKTDEKEELHNVLINEIDDHLQFSDDRFAQLDPHSLSKQWYFKFDKICCSHLLAFSILLRSSINVLKFFTVNSNKVFVISIDNIDEWLNLHINIVE; from the coding sequence ATGTCGAAGGATGTGATAGAATACTCGAAATTATTTGCTAAACTAGTTAGCACGAGCGATGATACGAAACTAGATGATACAATAGCATcctttttatattatatgtTTCCAAGGGAGCTTTTTATTCGAgcaatttcattattagaATCTTCAGACATGTTTATATACATACTAAATAGAGTCCATAAGAAGGAAGGTAATGAACATTCATCATTGATTGATGTATTGATTGATGAGTTTTATACGGGCTCATCAAATTCGTCGCTGGAGTATCGCTTAATAGTCAAGGATACTAACGACGGAGCGCCACCAATACTGGTAGACATTGCGCACTGGTTCTGTTCATGTGAAGAATATTGTAAATACTTCCATGGGGCATTAGAAAAAACTgacgaaaaagaagaattacaCAATGTCCTAATAAATGAGATTGATGATCATTTACAGTTTTCGGATGATAGGTTTGCACAGCTGGATCCCCATAGCTTGTCCAAACAGTGgtatttcaaatttgataaaatttgCTGTTCACATTTACTAGCATTCTCCATTTTGCTTAGATCTTCGATAAACGTGCTGAAGTTTTTTACTGTGAACTCAaataaagtttttgttATATCGATAGATAATATCGATGAATGGTTAAACTTGCACATTAATATAGTTGAATAA